The window ATCCTGCTCGCTTCCGCGCTCCTGGTCGCCGCCTTCTGGACAGCCCCCCTCGTGGGCGTGCCGATCTCCGCCGCGGCGGCCGGTGCCACCCTGGTGTTCGTCGCCCTTGTCGCGATGCTGGTGCGGGAGATGCGCGGCAAGCGGCGGCGGCGCGCGACCGAGCGCGAAACGCTCGCCGAACTCCGCCTCAGCCGCAGGCGGTTCAAGCTCCTGGCCGACCACTCGGCCGACATGATCGTCGAATCGGACCGCGACATGGTCCGCCGCTACGTGTCGCCTGCGAGCCTGACCGTGCTCGGCTACCGGCCGGACGAGCTGGTCGGCTCGTCGGTGATGGGCGTCGTCGATCCGGAGGACGTTCCGGCCTACCGGGCCCGCATCGAGAGCCTGCTCGACGGGACGCAGGACCGGGTCGTGACCACGCAGCGCTACCGGCGCAAGGACGGCCGCTCGGTGTGGACCGAGAGCCACATCCAGGTCGTGCGCCACTCCGTGACGGGCGAGCCGGACGGCTACGTGGGCAGCCTGCGCGACATCACGGAGCGGCACGACGCCGAGGCGGCGACCCGATCCAGCGAGGCCTTCCTGCGCGGCGTCATCGACGCCAGCCCGGACTGCATCAAGGTCCTCGACCTCGACGGGCAGGTGTCGTTCATGAGCCGCAACGGGCTCTGCCTCCTGGAATTCGACCGCCCCGACGAGCCGCTCGGGCGCGACTTCGCCGGGCTGTGGCCGCCCGCGACGCGCCCGGCCGTGCGGTCGGCGATCGCCGCCTCCGCGGCCGGGGCGACGTCCCGGTTCAGGGCCGACTGCGCCTCCGCCAAGGGCAACCCGCTGAAGCTCGACGTGGTGATCGCGCCCGTCCGGGACGCCGACGGCCGCCCCGAGCGCCTGCTCGTCCTGTCGCGCGACGTGTCGGCCGGCGTCGCGGCGGAGGACGCGCTGCGCCGGGTGCGGGACCGTTACCGCCTGCTCGCCGAGAACTCCTCCGACGTCGTGATGCTGCGCGAGCCGGGCCCCGACGGTGCCGCCCTCTACGTCTCGCCGTCCTGCGCGCGCGTGCTCGGCTGTCCGCCGGACGAGGCGGCGGACGGCTGCTCGTCGGCCCTGATCCATCCGGACGACCGCGCCGCGGTGCGGTCCCTGCTGGATCGGCTCGGCCCCGAGGACGGCATCCGGCTCCACACCTACCGCGTGCGGCGGGCCGACGGCGCCTTCATCTGGGTCGAGGGCGCGTTCCAGGTGGCGGAGCGGGCGGGCGAGCCGACCGTGGTGGTGGCGCTGCGCGACGTCACCGAACGCCAGCAGCGGGCCGAGGACCTCGCGGCCGCCAAGGACATGGCCGAGCGGGCGCAGCGCGCCGCCGAGGACGCCAGCGAGGCCAAGAGCGACTTCCTCGCCGCCATGAGCCACGAGATCCGCACGCCGCTGAACAGCATCATCGGCTTCACCGACCTGATGCTCGATTCCGGCGAGCTGCCCCCCGGCGCCGCCCGGCACGCCGAGCTCATCCGCGCGGCGGGCGCGGCCCTGCTCACCGTCGTCAACGACGTCCTCGACTTCTCGAAGGCCGAGGCCGGCGCGGTCGAGCTGGAAGCGATCCCGTTCGCGCCCGAGGCGCTGGCGCGGGGCTGCGCCGACATCCTGCGCGGCTACGCCGGCACCAAGGCGCTCGACATCGAGGTCGAGATCGGCGAACGCCTGCCGGGAAGCCTCGTCGGCGACGAGGGGCGATTGCGCCAGGTGCTGCTGAACCTCCTCAACAACGCCGTGAAGTTCACGGCGCACGGCCGCGTCGTCCTCCGGGTGTCGAGCCTCGGCGCGTCCGAGGCGGGCGGCGAGACGGTCCGCTTCGAGGTCGCCGACACCGGCATCGGCATCGCCGAGGACAAGCAGCACCGCCTCTTCGAGCGCTTCTCCCAGGTCGACAGTTCGGTCGCCCGGCGCTTCGGCGGCTCCGGCCTCGGCCTCGCCATCTGCAAGCGCCTGGTCGAGCTGATGGGGGGCGCCATCGGCGTCGCCAGCCGCGAGGGCGAGGGCTCGACCTTCTGGTTCACCGTGACCCTGCCGCCCTCGGCCGTGGACGTCGCGGCCCCTCCGCAAGCACCCCGCGTCGGCGCACCGCGGAAGGCCCGTATCCTGGTGGTCGAGGACATCGACATCAACCAGCGCCTCGCCGTGGCGCTGCTCGAAGCCCTCGGCCACGCCGTCGACGTGGTCGGCGACGGCGCGCAGGCGGTCGCCGCCGTCGCGGCCGAGAGCTACGACCTCGTGCTGATGGACGTGCAGATGCCGGGCATGGACGGCGTCACCGCGACGCGCCTCATCCGCGGCTCGGAGGGGCCGCATCGCGCCGTGCCGATCGTCGCCATGACGGCCAACGTTTTCCCAGAACAGGTGCGCGCCTTCCGCGAGGCCGGGATGGACGGGCACCTCGGCAAGCCCTTGAACCGCGCGCAGCTCCACGCGGCCGTGGCGC is drawn from Lichenibacterium dinghuense and contains these coding sequences:
- a CDS encoding PAS domain-containing hybrid sensor histidine kinase/response regulator, translating into MRRDEEVRRQPTAARGAGAAPTDDDLQPSEGESERVILLASALLVAAFWTAPLVGVPISAAAAGATLVFVALVAMLVREMRGKRRRRATERETLAELRLSRRRFKLLADHSADMIVESDRDMVRRYVSPASLTVLGYRPDELVGSSVMGVVDPEDVPAYRARIESLLDGTQDRVVTTQRYRRKDGRSVWTESHIQVVRHSVTGEPDGYVGSLRDITERHDAEAATRSSEAFLRGVIDASPDCIKVLDLDGQVSFMSRNGLCLLEFDRPDEPLGRDFAGLWPPATRPAVRSAIAASAAGATSRFRADCASAKGNPLKLDVVIAPVRDADGRPERLLVLSRDVSAGVAAEDALRRVRDRYRLLAENSSDVVMLREPGPDGAALYVSPSCARVLGCPPDEAADGCSSALIHPDDRAAVRSLLDRLGPEDGIRLHTYRVRRADGAFIWVEGAFQVAERAGEPTVVVALRDVTERQQRAEDLAAAKDMAERAQRAAEDASEAKSDFLAAMSHEIRTPLNSIIGFTDLMLDSGELPPGAARHAELIRAAGAALLTVVNDVLDFSKAEAGAVELEAIPFAPEALARGCADILRGYAGTKALDIEVEIGERLPGSLVGDEGRLRQVLLNLLNNAVKFTAHGRVVLRVSSLGASEAGGETVRFEVADTGIGIAEDKQHRLFERFSQVDSSVARRFGGSGLGLAICKRLVELMGGAIGVASREGEGSTFWFTVTLPPSAVDVAAPPQAPRVGAPRKARILVVEDIDINQRLAVALLEALGHAVDVVGDGAQAVAAVAAESYDLVLMDVQMPGMDGVTATRLIRGSEGPHRAVPIVAMTANVFPEQVRAFREAGMDGHLGKPLNRAQLHAAVARWTAGGARPAEPAPDDRAELPFDEAAYAQLGTYLGPARLDDVLARLVASLPQRFSGSSATAPEDVRRWKADAHVVLSVAGMAGLAELAARCRALEAAMPGSEGYAQGLAAVRLARDAAVQRVIALRRDLARREDAA